From Natronorubrum halophilum, a single genomic window includes:
- a CDS encoding LLM class flavin-dependent oxidoreductase, translating to MHLGLVIPRTGAHDPTDLAIEAEEQGYDSVWLGELWGTSSVVKLSEIAAVTDDVEIGTAIVNVFSRTPAVLAMTAATLDRVSDGRTSFGVGTSTQTAVENVHGMAFEQPVRRSHETIKVVKAMLTGDEPVDYDGELIHVDGVPPVNRDVPIYHAALGPANRRVVGRLCDGWMPHNIPFSELEDAFDVVERAALEADRDPSDITIAPYVPAAVSDDPDEAFDAVRGHIAYYAGSAKGYQNAVGMRFPDRAERIAEAWRAGDRGEAAGLVTDEMVHELGVAGTPEAAREQLREIVSETAIDRPLLTIPEQAADELAEGTIEALAPVSDS from the coding sequence ATGCATCTCGGACTGGTAATTCCGCGGACCGGCGCGCACGACCCGACTGATCTCGCGATCGAGGCGGAAGAACAGGGGTACGATTCCGTCTGGTTAGGCGAGCTGTGGGGGACGAGCTCCGTCGTCAAGCTCTCGGAGATCGCCGCGGTGACCGATGACGTCGAGATCGGGACCGCTATCGTAAACGTTTTCTCGAGGACGCCCGCCGTGCTCGCGATGACCGCGGCGACGCTCGATCGCGTTTCGGACGGCCGCACATCCTTCGGCGTCGGAACGAGCACGCAGACGGCCGTCGAAAACGTCCACGGTATGGCGTTCGAACAACCCGTCCGTCGCTCTCACGAGACCATCAAGGTAGTCAAAGCAATGCTGACGGGCGATGAACCGGTCGACTACGACGGCGAACTGATCCACGTCGATGGCGTTCCGCCGGTGAACAGGGACGTACCGATCTATCACGCGGCGCTCGGCCCGGCGAATCGCCGCGTCGTTGGACGACTTTGCGACGGCTGGATGCCACACAATATCCCGTTTTCCGAACTCGAGGACGCGTTCGACGTCGTCGAGCGGGCGGCTCTCGAGGCGGACCGCGATCCGAGCGACATTACGATCGCCCCGTACGTTCCTGCGGCAGTCAGCGACGATCCGGACGAGGCGTTCGACGCCGTCCGCGGTCACATCGCGTACTACGCCGGCAGCGCGAAGGGGTATCAAAACGCCGTCGGAATGCGCTTTCCCGACCGGGCCGAACGCATCGCCGAGGCGTGGCGAGCGGGTGATCGCGGGGAGGCCGCCGGCCTCGTGACGGACGAGATGGTCCACGAACTCGGAGTCGCGGGTACGCCGGAAGCGGCGCGCGAACAACTCCGTGAGATCGTCTCCGAGACCGCCATCGACCGGCCGCTGTTGACGATTCCGGAGCAAGCCGCCGACGAGTTAGCCGAGGGGACGATCGAGGCGCTTGCCCCGGTCTCGGACTCGTAA
- a CDS encoding 3-hydroxyacyl-CoA dehydrogenase family protein, with translation MDGETINRVGVVGAGTMGSGIAQVAATHGYDVVMRDIEQEYVETGFESIDDSLGRLVSNETLSEDDAEQVRERITGTTDLDDLANCDVIVEAALENLEVKRDIFEDLDDIADDDAVLATNTSTLSITSIASATERPGSVVGLHFMNPVPVMKGVEVVVGENTDPDVVDLAHEFAEDLEKTTWESDDKPGFVTNRILMPWINEGIRAFDEGVATKEDIDAGMELGTNVPMGPLTLADHIGLDICLHASETLHEELGDRYKPAYLLKRKVEAGDLGKKTGSGFYEYD, from the coding sequence ATGGACGGAGAGACGATCAACCGCGTCGGGGTCGTCGGCGCGGGCACGATGGGCAGCGGTATCGCACAGGTCGCCGCTACGCACGGCTACGACGTCGTGATGCGGGACATCGAACAGGAGTACGTCGAGACCGGCTTCGAATCGATCGACGACAGTCTCGGGCGACTCGTCTCGAACGAGACGCTCTCAGAGGACGACGCTGAGCAGGTTCGTGAGCGGATTACCGGGACGACCGATCTCGACGACCTCGCGAACTGCGACGTCATCGTCGAAGCGGCGTTGGAGAACCTCGAGGTGAAACGCGACATCTTCGAGGACCTCGACGATATCGCGGACGACGATGCCGTCTTGGCGACGAACACGAGCACGCTCTCGATCACGTCGATCGCCAGCGCGACCGAACGACCGGGGTCGGTTGTCGGGCTCCACTTCATGAACCCAGTTCCCGTGATGAAAGGCGTCGAGGTCGTCGTCGGCGAGAACACGGATCCGGACGTCGTCGATCTGGCACACGAGTTCGCCGAGGATCTCGAGAAGACGACCTGGGAGTCGGACGACAAGCCCGGATTCGTCACGAACCGCATCCTCATGCCGTGGATCAACGAGGGGATCCGGGCGTTCGACGAGGGCGTCGCCACGAAAGAAGATATCGACGCGGGAATGGAACTCGGGACGAACGTTCCGATGGGGCCGCTCACGTTGGCCGACCACATTGGACTCGACATCTGTCTGCACGCCTCCGAAACGCTCCACGAGGAACTCGGCGATCGGTACAAGCCGGCCTACCTCCTCAAGCGCAAGGTGGAGGCGGGCGACCTCGGGAAGAAGACCGGTTCGGGCTTTTACGAGTACGACTAG
- a CDS encoding acyl-CoA dehydrogenase family protein, protein MELTDEQELIQNTVQEFVANEVAVDVDEADANQAFPEDVWDGLAELDLTGLTVPEEYGGLDVDMLTYSIVNEELAYGHLAVATALSVHCLATSCIRQFGSEAHKEKWLPEMVSGRPVGAFALSEPGAGSNPAEMTTEARLDSAGESSAAPREVEASREDGEYVINGKKQWITNGERAGVVILFAKTGRDDPDSVTQFLVPKDVEGLEIGKKEDKLGLRASDTTTLIFDDVRIPAENRLTEVGRGLKAAFSILTGGRVAIASQAVGVAQAAFDDSVAYANDREQFGKPIIEHQAIGHKLADMQTDVQASRLLTRDAARKNEDGVDPVSAAMAKYFASEAAVDVANEAVQIHGGYGYTKDFDVERYYRDAKITTIYEGTSEIQKKIIARDLTR, encoded by the coding sequence ATGGAGCTCACAGACGAACAAGAACTCATCCAAAACACGGTTCAGGAGTTCGTCGCGAACGAAGTCGCGGTCGACGTCGACGAGGCCGACGCAAATCAGGCGTTCCCGGAAGACGTCTGGGACGGACTCGCGGAACTCGACCTCACCGGGCTGACGGTTCCGGAAGAGTACGGCGGGCTCGACGTCGACATGCTCACCTACAGCATCGTCAACGAGGAGCTCGCGTACGGTCACCTCGCGGTCGCCACGGCGCTGTCGGTCCACTGTCTCGCCACGTCGTGTATCCGCCAATTTGGCTCCGAGGCCCACAAAGAGAAGTGGCTCCCGGAGATGGTCTCCGGTCGCCCGGTCGGCGCGTTCGCGCTCTCGGAGCCCGGCGCCGGATCGAACCCCGCCGAGATGACGACGGAAGCGCGCCTCGACTCCGCCGGGGAATCTTCGGCTGCTCCTCGAGAAGTCGAGGCGTCTCGAGAGGACGGCGAGTACGTAATCAACGGGAAGAAACAGTGGATCACGAACGGCGAGCGTGCGGGTGTCGTCATCCTGTTCGCCAAAACGGGTCGAGACGATCCAGACAGCGTCACCCAGTTCCTGGTCCCGAAAGACGTCGAGGGCCTCGAGATCGGCAAGAAGGAGGACAAACTCGGCTTGCGAGCGAGCGACACGACGACGCTCATCTTCGACGACGTTCGTATTCCGGCCGAGAACCGTCTGACCGAGGTCGGGCGGGGACTGAAGGCCGCGTTCTCGATCCTGACCGGCGGGCGAGTCGCCATCGCGAGTCAGGCGGTCGGGGTCGCGCAGGCAGCGTTCGACGACTCGGTCGCGTACGCGAACGATCGCGAGCAGTTCGGGAAGCCGATCATCGAACATCAGGCGATCGGCCACAAGCTCGCCGATATGCAGACCGACGTGCAGGCGAGCCGCCTGCTCACCCGAGACGCCGCCCGAAAGAACGAGGACGGCGTCGATCCCGTGTCGGCGGCTATGGCGAAGTACTTCGCCAGCGAGGCGGCGGTCGACGTGGCGAACGAGGCCGTCCAGATTCACGGCGGCTACGGCTACACGAAGGATTTCGACGTCGAGCGCTACTACCGCGACGCCAAGATCACGACGATTTACGAGGGGACATCCGAGATTCAGAAAAAGATCATCGCTCGCGACCTGACGCGATAG
- a CDS encoding enoyl-CoA hydratase/isomerase family protein, giving the protein MDYDNLSVEHDDGVATVTLESTAGRNALSLEMANELVSVATTLGEESDVRCIVLTHAGDFFGAGADLSQFSGDESDAPILRELAGRAHEAIVQFHRTDTPVVGGVNGVAAGIGFSLALMPDLVVLGEDAVLKFAYPGIGLTGDGGSTFFLPRLVGLRTAKEIVLRDEAIAPEEAVEMGLASEVAPENEFDDRLDAVAADLASGPTHALGTATRLLTESYDRSLESQLAAEVDAIAGATHTEDYERGLEAFFGDGDPDFVGR; this is encoded by the coding sequence ATGGACTACGACAATCTGTCCGTCGAACACGATGACGGCGTCGCGACGGTGACGCTCGAGAGCACGGCCGGCCGAAACGCACTCTCCCTCGAGATGGCTAACGAACTGGTTTCGGTCGCCACGACGTTGGGCGAAGAGTCGGACGTTCGGTGTATCGTTCTCACCCACGCCGGCGATTTCTTCGGTGCCGGCGCTGACCTCTCCCAGTTTTCCGGCGACGAGTCGGATGCACCGATCCTTCGGGAGCTTGCCGGACGGGCCCACGAGGCGATCGTCCAGTTCCATCGGACCGACACGCCGGTCGTCGGCGGCGTTAACGGCGTCGCCGCTGGGATCGGCTTCAGTCTCGCGCTGATGCCCGATCTGGTCGTGCTCGGCGAGGACGCGGTCCTCAAGTTCGCCTATCCGGGCATCGGTCTGACCGGCGACGGCGGCTCGACGTTCTTCCTCCCGCGGCTCGTCGGGCTCCGAACTGCAAAAGAGATCGTCCTTCGAGACGAAGCGATCGCTCCCGAGGAGGCCGTCGAGATGGGGCTCGCAAGCGAGGTCGCCCCCGAAAACGAGTTCGATGACCGACTCGATGCGGTCGCCGCCGACCTCGCGTCCGGACCGACGCACGCGCTCGGTACTGCCACCCGCTTGCTGACCGAGAGCTACGACCGAAGCCTCGAGTCACAGCTGGCTGCGGAGGTGGACGCCATCGCCGGAGCAACCCACACTGAAGACTACGAACGGGGCCTCGAGGCGTTCTTCGGTGACGGAGATCCCGACTTCGTCGGCCGCTAA
- a CDS encoding beta-N-acetylhexosaminidase, with product MAGTTGVEGDTANGGPSDADASDRMQGVVPVPVESKSTGNEYAITADTTIHVDSEAATGVADYLAGLLRPATGYELPVVDAPSRGPDGGVSLLLRGAPSKVGDEGYRLNVTTRGVTIRANEAAGLFAGVQTLRQLLPPSVESDTKQAGPWTVPGGHVLDYPRFSYRGAHLDVARHFFPVEDVKQYIDYLAQYKLNHLHLHLTDDQGWRIEIESWPKLTEIGGSTEVGGRPGGYYTRSEYEELVEYAQDRFITVIPEIDMPGHTNAALASYAELNCDGEREDPYTGIEVGFSSLCVDKPVTYEFIDDVIREVAEMTPGPHIHIGGDEAHQTTEEDYDQFMDQAVAIVEKYDKRPVGWHQILAADPPESTVSQYWYPGREAPDVAEAAQNGIELVASPASRAYLDMKYTEDTELGLDWAGLTTVEDAYRWDPGGFLEGVDESSVKGPETALWSETVETLEDIEFMLFPRMPAVAELGWSPESRTAWEPFRQRLATQGPRWDVQDVNYYESPQVPWS from the coding sequence GTGGCAGGGACCACCGGAGTCGAAGGTGATACTGCGAACGGCGGGCCGTCCGATGCCGACGCATCGGACAGAATGCAGGGCGTGGTTCCGGTCCCGGTCGAGTCCAAATCGACCGGAAACGAGTACGCGATCACGGCCGACACGACGATACACGTCGATTCGGAGGCAGCAACGGGTGTCGCCGACTACCTGGCCGGACTCCTTCGCCCGGCGACCGGGTACGAGCTGCCCGTCGTTGATGCACCCTCGAGGGGTCCGGATGGCGGCGTCTCGTTGTTACTCCGCGGAGCGCCCTCGAAGGTCGGGGACGAAGGATATCGGCTGAACGTCACCACTCGCGGTGTGACGATCCGCGCCAACGAAGCGGCCGGCCTCTTTGCCGGGGTGCAAACGCTGCGCCAGCTGCTGCCGCCGTCGGTGGAGAGCGACACGAAGCAAGCGGGACCCTGGACGGTTCCGGGCGGACACGTCCTCGACTATCCGCGGTTTTCCTACCGGGGAGCGCACCTCGACGTCGCGCGGCACTTCTTCCCGGTCGAGGACGTCAAGCAGTACATCGATTACCTCGCTCAGTACAAGCTGAACCACCTGCACCTGCACCTCACCGACGACCAGGGGTGGCGCATCGAGATCGAGAGCTGGCCGAAGCTGACGGAGATCGGTGGCAGTACCGAAGTCGGCGGCAGGCCTGGCGGCTATTATACGCGATCAGAGTACGAAGAGCTCGTCGAGTACGCACAGGACCGGTTCATCACCGTAATCCCCGAGATCGACATGCCGGGCCACACCAACGCGGCCCTGGCGTCGTACGCCGAACTCAACTGCGACGGCGAGCGTGAGGACCCCTACACGGGCATCGAAGTCGGGTTCAGTTCGCTCTGCGTCGACAAGCCGGTCACCTACGAGTTCATCGACGACGTTATCCGGGAAGTGGCCGAGATGACGCCCGGTCCGCACATCCACATCGGCGGCGACGAGGCCCACCAGACGACCGAGGAAGATTACGACCAGTTCATGGACCAAGCCGTCGCCATCGTAGAGAAGTACGACAAGCGGCCCGTGGGATGGCACCAGATACTGGCCGCCGACCCGCCGGAGTCGACCGTCTCGCAGTACTGGTACCCGGGTCGAGAGGCACCGGACGTCGCCGAAGCGGCGCAAAACGGGATCGAACTCGTCGCCTCTCCCGCCAGCCGCGCGTACCTCGACATGAAATATACCGAGGATACCGAGCTGGGACTCGATTGGGCGGGACTGACGACGGTCGAGGACGCCTATCGCTGGGACCCCGGGGGATTCCTCGAGGGTGTGGACGAGTCGTCCGTGAAAGGTCCCGAAACGGCGCTGTGGTCGGAAACGGTAGAGACGCTCGAGGACATCGAGTTCATGCTCTTCCCGCGGATGCCGGCCGTCGCCGAGCTCGGCTGGTCGCCCGAGTCGAGAACGGCCTGGGAGCCGTTCAGGCAGCGGTTGGCTACGCAGGGGCCGCGCTGGGACGTACAGGACGTCAACTACTACGAGTCGCCGCAGGTGCCCTGGTCCTGA
- a CDS encoding thiolase C-terminal domain-containing protein, translating to MAEAYIGGTGMTPFGAFPDRTGRELFAEAGLAAIEDAGLTPESVDEVFYGNFIGTLSENQGHQGPLAAEALGTTAPSRRVESACASSGLAIRDAVRAVRTGDVDVVVAGGMERMSNMGTARATDGLARAADDLFEVRAGVTFPAAYALLARAYFDAFGGDRTDLAHIAVKNHDNALVNDHAHLQREITVDDVLEAPEIAAPFGLYDACPISDGAAAVVLVSPSYAAEHGLDSGVAITGSGHGGDTMALQDRRSLSKTPATRDAAEKAYDDAGIDPTDVGLAEVHDCFTIAEVLALEGLGLYRYGEAIGAARRGETRRGGTLPVNLSGGLKAKGHPVGATGAAQVVAVRTLLEGTHPRSDAVGDDVTVGLAHNAGGTVASATVHVLEVMP from the coding sequence ATGGCAGAGGCATATATCGGCGGAACAGGGATGACTCCGTTCGGAGCGTTTCCCGATCGGACGGGACGAGAGCTGTTTGCAGAGGCCGGTCTCGCCGCGATCGAAGACGCCGGACTCACACCCGAGAGCGTCGACGAGGTGTTTTACGGCAACTTCATCGGTACGCTCTCGGAGAACCAGGGTCACCAGGGACCGCTCGCCGCCGAGGCGCTCGGAACGACTGCGCCGTCGAGACGGGTCGAGAGCGCGTGCGCCTCGAGCGGACTGGCGATACGCGACGCCGTTCGCGCCGTACGAACGGGCGACGTCGACGTCGTCGTCGCCGGCGGTATGGAGCGCATGAGCAACATGGGAACGGCCCGCGCGACTGACGGGTTGGCTCGCGCGGCCGACGACCTCTTCGAAGTGCGAGCCGGCGTCACGTTTCCCGCGGCCTACGCGCTGCTCGCACGGGCGTACTTCGACGCCTTCGGCGGCGATCGAACCGACCTCGCACACATCGCCGTGAAGAACCACGACAACGCGCTCGTCAACGACCACGCCCACCTCCAACGGGAGATCACGGTCGACGACGTGCTCGAGGCGCCCGAGATCGCGGCCCCCTTCGGGCTATACGACGCCTGTCCGATCAGCGACGGCGCAGCCGCGGTCGTACTGGTGTCTCCGTCGTACGCAGCCGAACACGGGCTCGATTCCGGCGTTGCCATCACGGGCTCCGGCCACGGCGGGGATACGATGGCGCTACAGGACCGCCGGTCGCTCTCGAAGACCCCCGCGACGCGCGACGCCGCCGAAAAGGCGTACGACGACGCGGGAATCGACCCGACCGACGTCGGACTCGCGGAGGTCCACGACTGCTTTACGATCGCGGAGGTGCTCGCGCTCGAGGGACTCGGCCTCTACCGCTACGGCGAAGCGATCGGTGCGGCCCGCCGCGGCGAGACGCGTCGCGGGGGGACCCTGCCCGTGAATCTCTCGGGCGGCCTCAAGGCGAAGGGCCACCCCGTCGGCGCGACCGGCGCGGCTCAGGTCGTGGCCGTCCGGACGTTACTCGAGGGGACGCACCCACGATCCGACGCCGTCGGCGACGACGTGACCGTCGGCCTCGCACACAACGCCGGCGGGACGGTCGCCAGTGCCACGGTACACGTACTGGAGGTGATGCCGTGA
- a CDS encoding Zn-ribbon domain-containing OB-fold protein: MTDARDGSYDEFIDALESGDGYYYECSNGHGTLPPRRVCPHCGDRELETVALPATGEVATYTTVAVPTPQFEDDAPYVTAIATFGPVRLTGIIPDTSGENVAIGQDVTAAVEPTETTDERTITFRR; encoded by the coding sequence GTGACGGACGCTCGCGACGGTAGCTACGACGAATTTATCGACGCGCTCGAAAGCGGCGACGGCTACTACTACGAGTGTTCGAACGGCCACGGAACGCTTCCGCCGCGGCGCGTCTGTCCGCACTGTGGCGACCGCGAACTGGAGACGGTAGCGCTGCCGGCGACGGGCGAGGTGGCCACCTACACGACCGTCGCTGTTCCGACGCCGCAGTTCGAGGACGACGCACCGTACGTCACGGCGATCGCGACGTTTGGCCCGGTGAGACTGACCGGAATCATCCCTGATACCAGCGGGGAGAACGTGGCAATCGGACAGGACGTCACTGCCGCCGTCGAACCGACCGAGACGACCGACGAGCGGACGATCACGTTCCGACGATAA
- a CDS encoding IclR family transcriptional regulator: protein MTKSSNRSVERAFAVVDELAENGGGRVSDLADRLDMPVSTVHDYLQALVETGYVSVDENEYQTTTRFLEVGNRERHRLEIFKAVRDELETVAEETDEHATLMIEEDDQAVILAVQEGTDAVNLFAYPGARMPLHATAPGKAMLAHMPDARVSEIIDRHGLVAVTSRTITDPDVLYEQLERIRQQGYAIDEGERIAGMVCIAAPVLDKSNQIRGAICVCGPRSRIDETRRKDIATVAQRAANVTQVNLDYV, encoded by the coding sequence ATGACAAAATCATCGAATCGATCGGTCGAACGCGCTTTCGCGGTCGTCGACGAACTCGCAGAAAACGGTGGTGGACGAGTCTCGGATCTCGCAGACCGTCTCGACATGCCGGTGAGTACGGTCCACGACTACCTCCAGGCGCTGGTCGAAACGGGGTACGTCAGCGTGGACGAAAACGAGTACCAGACGACAACGCGGTTTCTGGAGGTTGGTAACCGAGAGCGTCATCGGCTCGAGATCTTCAAGGCGGTCCGTGACGAACTCGAGACCGTCGCCGAGGAGACCGACGAACACGCGACGCTGATGATCGAAGAGGACGATCAAGCGGTGATTCTCGCCGTTCAGGAGGGGACGGACGCAGTCAACCTGTTCGCGTATCCGGGCGCTCGAATGCCGTTGCACGCGACGGCGCCGGGGAAAGCGATGCTCGCCCACATGCCCGACGCCCGTGTTTCGGAAATCATCGATCGACACGGTCTCGTCGCGGTGACCTCCCGGACGATCACCGATCCCGACGTGCTGTACGAACAGCTCGAGCGGATTCGCCAGCAAGGGTACGCGATCGACGAAGGAGAACGAATTGCGGGGATGGTCTGTATCGCAGCGCCGGTCCTCGACAAGAGCAATCAGATACGCGGTGCGATCTGCGTCTGCGGGCCGCGGAGCCGGATCGACGAGACGCGCCGGAAAGATATCGCTACCGTCGCCCAGCGAGCAGCGAACGTCACCCAGGTGAACCTGGATTACGTGTGA
- a CDS encoding exo-beta-N-acetylmuramidase NamZ family protein, translating into MVSDDTIAATSANSVESTPATRRGWLQATAAGTLGALLGLGGQGTAAAVETGGEGPPEWVTPPTELGIETLLYERADLLEGERLGLITNPSGVDSSLTPTIDLLYEDEAFDLRKLFSPEHGIRGNAEAGEGVGDTVDEKTGLPVLSLYGDTRQLQPEMIEDLDAVLFDIQDVGVRFYTYIYDIARSLETIGDTDKRFVVLDRPNPIAPLSVTGSRIDDENATGIGDYRLPIIHGMTVGEIARYFNDEFDMGADLEVVQMRGWNREMWYDETELPFVPPSPNMPTTETAAIYPGMVYFEAATLSEGRGTTKPFEYVGAPWIDGQEWAEALNELDLPGVRFRPVWFEPTFDDHEGENVGGVQTHVIDRSHFQPVRVGLSMLVSAFLTYPESDWISWGDTYAIDSRANGSELRETIDAADPGTDPVALADQIRSDWETDIDEFRSVREPHLLYDDRWRGRRKGN; encoded by the coding sequence ATGGTGTCAGATGACACGATAGCGGCGACCAGTGCGAACAGCGTCGAATCAACGCCCGCGACGAGACGCGGATGGCTCCAGGCGACCGCAGCCGGGACGCTCGGCGCCCTGCTCGGACTGGGCGGGCAAGGAACCGCGGCGGCCGTCGAAACCGGAGGAGAAGGTCCACCGGAATGGGTCACGCCGCCAACCGAACTCGGTATCGAGACGTTACTCTACGAGCGAGCCGATCTCCTCGAGGGCGAACGGTTGGGGTTGATCACCAATCCGTCCGGGGTCGACAGTTCGCTGACGCCGACGATCGACCTCCTGTACGAAGACGAGGCGTTCGACCTTCGAAAGCTCTTCAGTCCCGAACACGGCATCCGGGGCAACGCCGAAGCCGGCGAGGGTGTCGGCGACACGGTGGATGAGAAGACGGGATTACCGGTTCTCAGCCTCTACGGCGACACCCGGCAGCTACAGCCGGAGATGATCGAGGATCTGGACGCCGTGCTCTTCGACATCCAGGACGTGGGCGTCCGGTTCTACACGTACATCTACGACATCGCCCGTTCGCTGGAAACGATCGGTGACACCGACAAGCGATTCGTCGTGCTCGATCGTCCGAACCCCATCGCGCCGCTCTCGGTAACGGGGAGCCGGATCGACGACGAGAACGCCACGGGAATCGGGGACTACCGGCTGCCGATAATCCACGGGATGACGGTCGGAGAGATCGCGCGCTACTTCAACGACGAGTTCGACATGGGCGCAGACCTCGAGGTCGTCCAGATGCGGGGATGGAACCGAGAGATGTGGTACGACGAGACCGAACTTCCCTTCGTTCCGCCGTCGCCGAACATGCCGACGACGGAAACGGCGGCCATCTATCCGGGAATGGTGTACTTCGAAGCAGCTACCCTCTCCGAGGGGCGGGGAACGACGAAACCGTTCGAGTACGTCGGCGCTCCGTGGATCGACGGTCAGGAGTGGGCCGAGGCCCTGAACGAACTCGACCTCCCCGGCGTTCGATTCCGACCGGTCTGGTTCGAACCGACGTTCGACGACCACGAAGGGGAGAACGTGGGCGGCGTCCAGACCCACGTGATCGATCGGTCGCACTTCCAACCCGTTCGAGTCGGTCTATCGATGCTCGTCTCCGCGTTCCTCACGTATCCCGAGAGCGACTGGATCTCGTGGGGCGATACGTACGCCATCGACAGCCGGGCCAACGGAAGCGAACTTCGGGAGACCATCGACGCGGCGGATCCCGGTACGGATCCGGTAGCACTCGCGGACCAGATCCGAAGCGACTGGGAGACTGACATCGACGAGTTCCGATCCGTTAGAGAGCCGCACCTCCTGTACGACGACCGCTGGCGGGGCCGTCGCAAGGGCAACTAG